In one window of Mercurialis annua linkage group LG4, ddMerAnnu1.2, whole genome shotgun sequence DNA:
- the LOC126676531 gene encoding dihydroneopterin aldolase 2-like, protein MENDQILSGDKLILRGLKFHGFHGVKPEERTLGQKFVVDVDAWMDLGSAGNSDQLSDTISYTEIYRIVKEFVEGTPCNLLESVAQRIASTTLTKFPQISAVRVKVGKPHVAVQGQLDYLGIEIFRRRTTGVAN, encoded by the exons ATGGAAAATGATCAGATATTGAGTGGAGACAAACTCATACTAAGAGGACTGAAGTTCCATGGCTTCCATGGGGTGAAACCTGAAGAACGGACTTTAGGTCAGAAATTCGTTGTAGATGTAGATGCCTGGATGGATCTCGGGTCAGCTGGTAATTCTGATCAGCTGTCAGATACTATCAGCTATACTGAAATTTACCG AATAGTTAAGGAATTTGTTGAGGGCACGCCCTGTAATCTACTCGAGTCGGTGGCTCAACGAATTGCTTCCACCACTCTGACAAAGTTTCCACAAATTTCCGCCGTGCGTGTGAAAGTTGGGAAGCCTCATGTTGCCGTTCAAGGTCAGCTGGATTATTTGGGAATTGAAATCTTCCGACGCAGAACTACAGGTGTTGCAAACTAG
- the LOC126677883 gene encoding uncharacterized protein LOC126677883, producing the protein MGKNEKISEYRERLDRTLASPELTNEDSLRTLVKNQLLRSSLDEDEGCSENVIQRKTNEVSYFLQMLRSTSDHETLQNGQTSHGEWKLKDDNEEYRVMYRPGPHGTPLHTLLVEGYVDGPLDTCLCVSWESTLYKKWWPQSSFPPFRITYCECLQKVRISEHLTLLRVKVTWPLSAREAVVHFFLLEHLKEGLLVVLVNSISDAENIDKSTHGFTRDGIPEVKDVVRIDIVGGFAIQKVTPERSYFRTIATVDLKLDFVPPSLLNFISRQLVGSGFKLFQKAVASVSNNDEDYSKALEDPLYARIHEALLSTVEPNDTPERKDLKTDSCLPLQGNSTEEMHNNSADNNASESMVGNEQVADKKSFGEIEEGETHESEESRQSKDEIKSVEHNDVHSNGAIETSYDTVPATYRKIISEIEEEESDFSIDFKNDISEPSNYIAATRSPLNHKTNIAVSPEVERALYTLEKAITLVRERGNNSVVKFSSVSVSKETPIQQKITETSSIFAKDVVSSDTEVPVEVSQKGRIVDRTSHESKTSSSNCDIRRTGSNSFAREVNHNKIAPASPSPEQVTALSNTPLKLSDDKLMLTEVDGINSKKPSRKKNHMFCCFDMSRR; encoded by the exons ATGGGGAAGAATGAGAAAATCTCAGAATATAGGGAAAGGCTGGACAGAACATTGGCATCCCCTGAACTCACAAATGAAGATTCACTTAGAACCCTCGTCAAGAATCAGCTTCTCCGCTCTTCACTTGATGAAGATGAAG GCTGTAGTGAGAATGTAATTCAAAGAAAGACTAATGAAGTCTCCTATTTTCTTCAAATGTTGAGGAGCACTAGTGACCACGAGACATTACAAAATGGTCAAACTTCTCATGGTGAATGGAAA TTAAAAGATGATAATGAAGAGTATCGTGTCATGTATCGCCCAGGACCTCACGGTACTCCCCTTCACACATTACTTGTTGAAGGCTATGTCGACGGGCCTCTTGATACTT GTTTATGCGTCTCTTGGGAATCAACACTCTACAAGAAATG GTGGCCACAGAGTAGTTTTCCACCTTTTCGAATTACATATTGcgaatgtttacaaaaagtTCGGATCAGTGAACATCTAACTTTGCTGAG GGTGAAGGTAACATGGCCATTATCAGCTAGGGAAGCTGTTGtgcacttttttttattagaacaCCTGAAAGAAGGTCTGCTGGTTGTTCTCGTAAACTCG ATATCAGATGCGGAGAACATTGACAAAAGTACCCATGGATTTACGAGGGATGGCATCCCTGAAGTGAAGGATGTGGTAAGAATTGATATAGTCGGAGGCTTTGCCATACAGAAAGTGACCCCTGAAAGAAGTTACTTCCG AACTATAGCGACTGTGGATTTGAAGCTGGACTTTGTTCCACCATCCCTTTTAAATTTCATATCACGGCAGCTTGTTGGAAGCGGTTTCAAACTATTTCAGAAG GCAGTGGCTTCTGTCTCCAACAATGATGAAGATTATAGCAAAGCTTTGGAGGATCCATTGTATGCTCGAATACACGAGGCTCTATTGTCCACCGTTGAGCCAAACGATACCCCGGAAAGGAAAGATCTCAAGACCGACTCTTGCCTTCCGTTACAAGGGAATTCTACAGAAGAGATGCATAACAATTCGGCTGATAACAATGCAAGTGAATCTATGGTCGGGAATGAACAAGTCGCTGACAAGAAAAGTTTTGGTGAGATTGAGGAAGGTGAGACTCATGAGAGTGAAGAAAGCAGACAATCGAAAGATGAAATTAAGTCCGTCGAACACAACGATGTTCATAGCAATGGTGCAATTGAAACTTCATACGACACTGTACCAGCTACATATAGGAAAATAATTAGTGAAATTGAGGAAGAAGAAAGTGATTTCAGTATAGATTTCAAAAATGACATATCTGAACCGTCAAATTACATAGCTGCAACGAGAAGTCCTCTTAACCATAAAACAAATATTGCAGTTAGTCCTGAGGTCGAACGAGCTTTATATACTCTAGAGAAGGCCATTACTTTAGTCCGAGAACGTGGTAATAACAGTGTAGTGAAGTTTTCCTCCGTCTCCGTAAGCAAAGAGACTCCAATTCAACAAAAGATTACAGAGACAAGTTCTATATTTGCAAAGGATGTAGTTTCTTCAGATACTGAGGTCCCTGTTGAAGTATCCCAGAAAGGAAGAATTGTCGATAGGACATCACATGAATCAAAGACTAGCTCGAGCAATTGCGATATCAG GCGTACGGGGTCAAATTCTTTCGCAAGAGAAGTAAACCATAACAAGATAGCACCGGCATCACCATCACCGGAACAGGTAACAGCTCTATCAAATACGCCACTTAAATTGAGCGACGATAAGCTAATGCTTACCGAAGTGGATGGGATAAACAGTAAGAAACCGAGTCGGAAGAAAAACCATATGTTCTGTTGCTTCGATATGAGCCGTCGATGA
- the LOC126676310 gene encoding iron-sulfur cluster co-chaperone protein HscB homolog: MLTKKKQLWAPFLSTVLQRRTFHSTARRFLPQIHSYSSSAITNSRCSKNHHFLENPLNYFSRKNFFSSEPSGYTHSCWNCNAQPQQQSLFLVCESCRAIQPVDQSIDYFQILGLEKKYEIKEGENLERKYKDWQKLLHPDLVHSKSQKEREFAAEQSARVIDAYRTLSNPRLRAIYILKLEGVDVNEEETISEPHLLAEIMEIREAVEEAPDSKALSAIQSLMREKLLNWSNSFGNAFERRKFEDAIACIRRMTYYDRVNEEIVKRL, from the exons atgtTGACAAAAAAGAAGCAGCTATGGGCACCGTTTCTCTCTACAGTACTCCAGCGCAGAACTTTTCATTCAACGGCGCGTCGTTTCTTACCACAAATCCACTCCTATTCCTCGTCTGCTATCACGAATTCAAGATGCTCTAAAAACCATCACTTTCTCGAGAATcctctaaattatttttctcgGAAAAATTTCTTCTCCTCCGAACCGTCCGGATATACTCATAGTTGCTGGAACTGCAATGCGCAGCCACAACAGCAATCTCTGTTTCTGGTTTGCGAGTCCTGCCGAGCTATACAGCCGGTTGATCAATCTATTGATTACTTTCAGATTCTCGGACT GGAGAAGAAATATGAAATAAAAGAGGGTGAGAATTTGGAGAGGAAGTACAAAGATTGGCAGAAATTACTGCATCCTGATTTAGTTCATTCTAAATCTcag AAAGAGAGAGAGTTTGCTGCTGAACAGTCTGCTCGCGTTATTGATGCTTATAGAACGCTTTCAAATCCTCGCTTAAGGGCAATTTACATT CTAAAGCTTGAAGGAGTAGATGTTAATGAAGAAGAAACAATTTCTGAACCACATTTGCTAGCTGAG ATTATGGAAATTAGAGAAGCAGTTGAGGAGGCACCCGACTCAAAGGCTTTAAGTGCGATTCAATCTCTG ATGAGAGAAAAGTTGCTAAACTGGTCTAATTCATTCGGAAATGCTTTTGAAAGGCGGAAATTTGAAGATGCTATAGCCTGTATTCGTCGAATGACTTACTATGATCGTGTGAATGAAGAAATTGTGAAGCGGCTTTAG